The nucleotide window GGGGCTGGCCAACGTCTTCGCGGATGCAGGCTATGAAACGCGGTTTATCGGCAAAGCCCATTTTGCCAGCAACGAAACCTTCCATCCAACCGGTGCACCGGAGTGTTATCACAGCACTGCAGACTTTCCCGCCGATTGGGGCGGGCCCTATTTTGGTTTCCGGCAGGTTGAATTGATGCTGCGTCCGCACCACCACTGCGGTTGGCAAGAGGCACCTTATACGCTCCACTACGAGAACTTTCTGGACGGTGATGGCGGCGGACGTGTTCGCTGGAATCGTGCCAAAGAGCATGTGCAGCCTGAAACGTCGCATTTTCAGGCCTGGCGGTCTGCGCTCGAGCCAGGATGGCATTCTTCTCCCTGGATAGGGGATCGAGCGATCGACATGATCAAGAACAGGGGCGACAAGCCTTTGTTTGCCTGGGTCTCTTTTCCGGATCCGCATCCTCCTTTTTTGGCGCCCAAACCCTGGTGCGATCTATATCATCCCGATGAGGTCGACCTTCCACGTCATTGGCAGCTTGACCTGGACAATCGGCCCTGGTGGCACCGCGCGTTTCTGGAAAGCCCAGTGCGGCATAACCTTAAACGTGAGCATGCAGAAGGCGGCAAGAACTGGGGCGTTGTGGACCCGCTTGACGAGCGACAGCTCAGGGACATCACCGCGATCTACTACGGGATGATTGCCTGGATCGATGCTCAGGTTGGCCGGATATTGGAAGCACTTGAAGCAGGCAACGAACTTGAAAACACAATCATCGTTTTTATCAGCGACCATGGCGAGTGGCTTGGCGATCATGGCCTTCTGCTCAAGGGGCCGATGCTCTATGACGGCCTGCTTCGTGTGCCATGCCTTATCCGTGGACCATCCGTTCCAGAAGGGGTCGTTGTCAAAGATCCCGTGTCGACGGTGGATCTGAGGCAAACACTTGCGGATCTGGCCGGTATTGAGGCTTCACCTGACAATGGCTGGTCGTTGCGCTCGGTGATGCTTGGAAAGGTAAGTCGCGACTTTGCACTCAATGAGTGGGAGGTCGATGCTGCCCGAAGCGGCATTGATATGGATCTGACAACAGTTCGGAGCCAACGATACCGGATGTCGGTCGACCTGAAAACGGAAACAGGCGAGCTCTATGACCTTCATGATGATCCGTCGGAAATGACAAATCTTTTCGAGGATGCGGGCTACGCAGCTGTTGTGAAGGAGCATATGGACATGATCAGCAGCAGGCCGGATGACAGGATCCCCGTTGCGCCGCGCGTCGGCTGGCACTAGGACCGTGCCCCAGGCACTGCAGCGCCGCTGTGTGCCCTGACACCTTGCAGCAAACAGACCAGTGAAGGTTCGTCAGGGCTTTTCTTAAGGGGACACCAGCACTTTGATGAGGTGTTCCCGATCTTCGACGAGTTTCGGAAACTCTTCCGGAAGTTCGCTCAGGCCGAGCTTTCGCGATGCGAGTGCGTCTGTTGGGATCTTGCCGCTGCGCATGGCGTCCATGACACGGTCAAAGTCCGACTTGAGCGCGTTGCGCGACCCGATGATCCGGGCTTCGCGTTTATGAAACTCGGCATCGTTGAATGTTATGTCGTCCTTCACGACGCTGACCAGGACGGCGCTGCCGCCATGCGCGAGCAAGGGAAAGCCGTTTTCGATTGCCCTGGCATTTCCGGTTGCATCGAAGACGGCGTCGAAGCCGTCCGCAAGCTCGCCTTCCAGCACCGTGTCACCGGCGATGTGAAGCGCGTTGAAGCCGAACAGTTTGCTCGCAAGATCAAGGCGTGCACGGCTCAGATCCATAAGATGAACTTCAGCGCCGGCAAGGCGTGCGAACAGCGCTGTTCCAATGCCGATGGGACCGGCACCGGTGACCAGCACAAGATCGTCACTGGATATCCCGGACCGGGCAACCGCGTGAGCGCCGATGGCCAGAAACTCGACCATTGCAGCCTGTTCGGCCGTCAGGCCGTCGGCTGAATAAAGGTTCTGCCTGGGCACAGCGAGGCGTGAACACATGCCGCCGTCGCGATGGACACCCAGTACTTCAATATTGCTGCAGCAGTTCGGTTTGCCGCGCCGACAGGCCCGGCATTTGCCGCAGGAAACGTAAGGATTGACCACCACGAGTTTGCCCGCCTCGGGTCCTTCGGCGAAATAACCGGACAATTCGTGACCGATGACACGTGGGTAATTCAGATAGGGATGCTTGCCTTCAAAGATGTGATAGTCGGTCCCGCAAATTCCGATTGCGGCAATATCGACCAGAACCCAGTCTTCCGGCGCACTGACCGGCATGGGCCTTGTCTCCAGAGCCATCTTTCCAGGCTCGACGCACACCAGGCAATTCATGACGTCCGTTCTTGTGTCCATCATGCCTGAGGCTCCAGGTTGCGAGCGGACCAATCAGCCGGAAGTTCGCCCTTGATGATCAGGCTGAGCACATCATCCTTTGTCACTTCATCGATGTGATGAGCGCCGACAACGCGGCCCTTGTTCATCACCACGACGCGGTCACAGAGTTCGAAAACGTCGTGCATGTCATGGCTGACCAGCAAGATGCCGATGCCCTCGGACCGCAGCTGTTTGATCAGCTCACCCACCATCGCCGTTTCCGAGGGGCCAAGGGCCGCGGTCGGTTCGTCCATGATCAGGATCTTCGCTTCAAAATAGATCGCCCGTGCAATCGCTATCACCTGGCGCTGCCCACCGGAGAGACTTGCGACCGGGTCGTTGAGGTTCTTGAAATTCGGGTTCAGGCGTCGCAGCACACGCTCAGATTCTGACATCATCCTTGCGTCGTCCAGATCGCCGAACCGGTTCGTCAGTTCACGTCCAAGAAACAGATTTGCAGGTGCGTTCAGATGATCGGCGAGGGCGAGTGTCTGGTAGATTGTTTCAATGCCGAACTCGCGCGCATCGTGCGGATTTTGAATATGAGCTGCGTGCCCATTGACCTTGATTGTGCCTTCATTTGGCATCATCGCACCCGACAATATGCGCATCAGACAGGACTTGCCGGCACCGTTATGACCAAGCACGCCGACAACTTCGCCAGGATAAAGATCAAGCGACACGTTGTTCACGGCGCGGATGCCGCCAAAGTGCTTTTCAATGTCGATCATCTGAACCAATGGCGGTCCAGACTGGGAGTGCAGGGTCATATTGCCGGTCCTAGCAAAAGTCTGGAATTGGGCCGGGCGCTCCAGGTCAGGAGCGTCCGGCCAA belongs to Roseibium porphyridii and includes:
- a CDS encoding sulfatase → MTIEKPRTEKPNVILISTDQQRGDCIGLEDRHVKTPNIDRIGRGGAMFAKCITPHPMCQPARASILTGKLPYTHGVRDNGRNLDEKIGSLGLANVFADAGYETRFIGKAHFASNETFHPTGAPECYHSTADFPADWGGPYFGFRQVELMLRPHHHCGWQEAPYTLHYENFLDGDGGGRVRWNRAKEHVQPETSHFQAWRSALEPGWHSSPWIGDRAIDMIKNRGDKPLFAWVSFPDPHPPFLAPKPWCDLYHPDEVDLPRHWQLDLDNRPWWHRAFLESPVRHNLKREHAEGGKNWGVVDPLDERQLRDITAIYYGMIAWIDAQVGRILEALEAGNELENTIIVFISDHGEWLGDHGLLLKGPMLYDGLLRVPCLIRGPSVPEGVVVKDPVSTVDLRQTLADLAGIEASPDNGWSLRSVMLGKVSRDFALNEWEVDAARSGIDMDLTTVRSQRYRMSVDLKTETGELYDLHDDPSEMTNLFEDAGYAAVVKEHMDMISSRPDDRIPVAPRVGWH
- a CDS encoding zinc-binding alcohol dehydrogenase family protein — encoded protein: MNCLVCVEPGKMALETRPMPVSAPEDWVLVDIAAIGICGTDYHIFEGKHPYLNYPRVIGHELSGYFAEGPEAGKLVVVNPYVSCGKCRACRRGKPNCCSNIEVLGVHRDGGMCSRLAVPRQNLYSADGLTAEQAAMVEFLAIGAHAVARSGISSDDLVLVTGAGPIGIGTALFARLAGAEVHLMDLSRARLDLASKLFGFNALHIAGDTVLEGELADGFDAVFDATGNARAIENGFPLLAHGGSAVLVSVVKDDITFNDAEFHKREARIIGSRNALKSDFDRVMDAMRSGKIPTDALASRKLGLSELPEEFPKLVEDREHLIKVLVSP
- a CDS encoding ATP-binding cassette domain-containing protein, whose protein sequence is MTLHSQSGPPLVQMIDIEKHFGGIRAVNNVSLDLYPGEVVGVLGHNGAGKSCLMRILSGAMMPNEGTIKVNGHAAHIQNPHDAREFGIETIYQTLALADHLNAPANLFLGRELTNRFGDLDDARMMSESERVLRRLNPNFKNLNDPVASLSGGQRQVIAIARAIYFEAKILIMDEPTAALGPSETAMVGELIKQLRSEGIGILLVSHDMHDVFELCDRVVVMNKGRVVGAHHIDEVTKDDVLSLIIKGELPADWSARNLEPQA